A section of the Bombus terrestris chromosome 2, iyBomTerr1.2, whole genome shotgun sequence genome encodes:
- the LOC100645401 gene encoding small VCP/p97-interacting protein yields MGNLCLSCCKESSSCEDLTPDLETRRRKQMEAAERRIAEQQNRGIKNTDAVRRQERLDQLREKRQEEVGNRNMQNNLKWQIS; encoded by the exons ATGGGAAATCTGTGCTTATCTTGTTGCAAAGAATCATCTTCGTGCGAAGATTTAACACCAGATTTG GAAACTAGGAGAAGGAAGCAAATGGAAGCTGCAGAAAGAAGAATTGCTGAACAACAAAATCGAGGTATTAAAAATACTGATGCTGTTAGAAGGCAAGAAAGGCTAGATCAATTACGTGAGAAGCGCCAAGAAGAAGTTGGCAATAGGaatatgcaaaataatttaaag tGGCAAATTAGTTAA